Proteins from a single region of Drosophila biarmipes strain raj3 chromosome 3R, RU_DBia_V1.1, whole genome shotgun sequence:
- the LOC108025189 gene encoding uncharacterized protein LOC108025189 has protein sequence MKLLYLTLALLASWAVAWAASGEEEQQEQQEQEEPGSGKLSKQAGPHPGQGFKLISFDAVGKHIALGLDYLVPFLEVPVKRKRNAPPKPLVIVNSAAVVSCGLVVAGGVLVGHLIRSLGLEAITADDQRPIFGNSSAHKPKSSEEVPPSSAPATSAPNASARGLFDDSLSFPGIFDNFKLIYRNETGDRVATSLPNLLGVIERTFLKNDVDLSVCLLKSICLLTQRAGEKVLQGQASDMDHLWDGATKWSWLLAWLEQSAFREAIEAGNVAVPHHCSIKYPECKWTAPEEQLLELLRNNVQFK, from the exons ATGAAGTTATTGTATCTGACACTCGCGCTCCTGGCAAGCTGGGCGGTTGCTTGGGCCGCCAGcggggaggaggagcagcaggagcagcaggagcaggaggagccaGGATCTGGGAAGCTGTCCAAGCAGGCGGGGCCCCATCCTGGCCAGGGATTCAAGCTCATATCCTTCGATGCAGTGGGCAAGCACATAGCCCTGGGCCTGGACTACCTAGTGCCCTTCCTGGAGGTGCCCGTCAAGCGGAAAAGGAATGCGCCACCTAAG CCCCTAGTTATAGTGAACTCGGCCGCAGTGGTTAGCTGTGGCCTCGTGGTGGCCGGCGGAGTCCTTGTGGGCCACCTGATCCGTAGTTTGGGACTGGAGGCCATCACGGCAGATGATCAGCGGCCCATTTTCGGCAATTCCTCCGCCCACAAGCCCAAGTCTTCGGAGGAGGTTCCGCCCTCTTCTGCACCAGCAACCAGTGCACCGAACGCCTCAGCCAGGGGTCTTTTCGACGATAGCCTAAGCTTTCCTGGAATTTTTGACAACTTTAAGCTGATCTATCGCAACGAAACTGGAGATCGCGTGG CTACAAGTCTTCCTAACCTTTTGGGCGTAATCGAGCGAACGTTTCTCAAGAACGACGTGGATCTGTCCGTCTGCCTGCTGAAATCCATTTGCCTTTTGACCCAGCGGGCAGGGGAAAAAGTACTCCAAGGTCAGGCCTCGGATATGGATCACCTGTGGGATGGGGCCACCAAGTGGTCCTGGCTGCTGGCCTGGCTGGAGCAATCCGCCTTTCGAGAGGCCATCGAGGCGGGGAATGTGGCTGTGCCCCATCACTGCTCCATCAAGTATCCGGAGTGCAAGTGGACGGCTCCTGAAGAGCAGCTCCTGGAGCTGTTGCGCAATAATGTGCAGTTTAAATAG